Sequence from the Panicum virgatum strain AP13 chromosome 5N, P.virgatum_v5, whole genome shotgun sequence genome:
atgtggaagctgtcgcagaacgccaagaacttcttgcctgtgaactgggtgccgttgtcggtgataatcgagttcgggaccccgaacctgaagacgatgtcggtgaagaattggactgcttgctcggatttgatcttgccgatgggtcgagcctcgatccatttggagaacttgtcgaccgccaccagcaagtgggtgaagcccccgggcgccctcttcaacggaccgacgaggtccagtccccacacggcgaacggccacgtgacggggatggtctgcagggcatgggccgggaggtgtgtttttcgggcatagaactggcatccctcgcaagtccgcacgacgtcagtggcgtcggcgaccgcggtgggccagtaaaagccttgccgaaacgcgttacccacgagggtgcgtggcgcggcgtggtggccgcagacgccagcatggatgtcgcggatcagctccttgccctcggggatggggatgcaacgttgcaggacacccgaggggctaCGCTTGTATAGCCCgttgtcgattagaacgaaggacttggctcGCCTGGCAaggcgtcgcgcctgagcgcggttcgagggtaggagcCCTCGAACCATCCATTCGAGGTACTGaacgcgccagtctcgcgaagcgggggcctcgtcaacttccattgcttcggcctcgtccgcggaggttgtCCCGAAGTTAGTATCCATGGGcccgaccccgtccgccggggggttcccgtcggagggtccggcggacgaggggcctgCCTCCGTCGGTTGCTTGAACTCGACGGTGGGCCTGGAGATGTcgtgagcgaagatgttcggggggacggtggtccgccccgaagctatcttggccagttcgtccgcgtcctcattgtacttgcgtgggacgtgattgagctcgaggccgtcgaatttgtcctcgaggcggcgtactgcgttgcaatacgcctccatcttcgggtcgtgacagctggactccttcattacttggtcgacgacgagctgagagtcaccgcgcgcatcgaggcgtttgacgccgagctcgatggcgatgcggaggccaccgaggagggcctcatactccgccatattgttcgaagcagggaaatgcaagcgaattacataccgcatgtgttctccgagaggtgagatgaagaggaggccggctccggctccagttttcatcaccgacccgtcgaagtacatagtccagcattcgccccggatttgtgatgggggtagctgaatgtccgtccattcagccacgaagtcagccaagatttgggacttaattgccttgcggggggcgtaagtgagtgtctctcccattagctccacagaccattt
This genomic interval carries:
- the LOC120675035 gene encoding uncharacterized protein LOC120675035, encoding MEAYCNAVRRLEDKFDGLELNHVPRKYNEDADELAKIASGRTTVPPNIFAHDISRPTVEFKQPTEAGPSSAGPSDGNPPADGVGPMDTNFGTTSADEAEAMEVDEAPASRDWRVQYLEWMVRGLLPSNRAQARRLARRAKSFVLIDNGLYKRSPSGVLQRCIPIPEGKELIRDIHAGVCGHHAAPRTLVGNAFRQGFYWPTAVADATDVVRTCEGCQFYARKTHLPAHALQTIPVTWPFAVWGLDLFTGKKFLAFCDSFHIRVDWSAVAHPQTNGQVERANGMILQGLKPRIFNKLNKFGRRWLTELPSVIWSLRTTALVLGPRGLEDEGLLGCLTGRALLRAPASFSFCGRAGSAVRVALTGFNSNSRLGGAIGTARACLLSDGLRSGRPGTTLAGVALTGVTLLLPGSLSRLSPSGHCLL